The Arcobacter sp. F2176 DNA segment CATTTAATAAATCAACTAACTCTTTTTTAATATCTAAAGGAGCATTTAATCCAACCTTTACAAAGATATTAACACTTCCTGTATCTTGACATAAAGGTCTATGACCCATTGCACACATTTTTGAATTTATTAATATTTGTCCAATTGCATTTTTTGCAGCTTCACCTTTTTCTACATTATAAGCTTCTACCATTCCTTTTACAAAATCTTCTGGATGATAAAACGATATATATTGACATGCATCTGCTATACTCTCGATTATATCTTGCTCGGTTATTTTTTTCATAATTTAGATACCTTTATAATTAAATTATCTAAGTATAACTAATAAATGTTTATGAAGTTTAGTTTTTTATAATATAAAATCATATGAAATTTATGTGAATATTTTAGTAACACATATTAACTTTGAGTTAACATTTTATTTAGAAATGGTTATATGTCTCTGTCACAATTACTAAAAGATAATCAAGGAGGAATAGATGAAAAAAGTTCTTATAACGGT contains these protein-coding regions:
- a CDS encoding fumarate hydratase, which gives rise to MKKITEQDIIESIADACQYISFYHPEDFVKGMVEAYNVEKGEAAKNAIGQILINSKMCAMGHRPLCQDTGSVNIFVKVGLNAPLDIKKELVDLLN